In one window of Helianthus annuus cultivar XRQ/B chromosome 17, HanXRQr2.0-SUNRISE, whole genome shotgun sequence DNA:
- the LOC110889092 gene encoding probable xyloglucan endotransglucosylase/hydrolase protein 33, which produces MAFLQEMFLLSCLVIFNSLLSPVLSRGPVYRPPPVEQLTDRFPLVPFTQGMSILFGASNVHLKNNGSYADIILDKTSGSGLVSKNRYYHGFFSAAIKLPAGFTSGVVLAFYMSNADVFPHNHDEIDFELLGYAKRRQWVLQTNMYGNGSVHTGREEKVYLWFDPTQEFHQYTILWNNHHIVFLVDNIPVREVIHNQAISSVYPSKPMSLYATIWDASEWATNGGKYPVDYKHAPFVGSLGELEIVGCSMQKTNSTKAPAGCLKNTTVSSLDPVDGEEYARLSKQQMAGLNWVRSKHMYYSYCKDTTRYKVMPAECNAH; this is translated from the exons ATGGCTTTTCTGCAAGAAATGTTTCTTCTTTCATGTCTTGTTATCTTTAATAGTTTGCTCTCCCCGGTTTTGTCTCGAGGTCCAGTTTATCGGCCACCGCCAGTTGAGCAATTAACAGATCGTTTCCCTCTTGTACCCTTCACCCAAGGGATGTCCATATTATTTGGTGCATCAAATGTTCATTTGAAAAACAATGGATCATATGCTGATATTATTTTAGACAAAACCTCAG GTTCTGGATTAGTTTCAAAAAACAGATACTACCATGGATTCTTTAGTGCTGCAATAAAGCTGCCAGCAGGTTTTACCTCAGGAGTAGTACTAGCTTTCTAT ATGTCAAATGCGGATGTATTCCCCCATAACCATGACGAAATCGACTTCGAATTGCTTGGATATGCGAAAAGAAGGCAATGGGTTCTTCAAACTAATATGTATGGAAATGGAAGTGTCCATACTGGAAGAGAAGAAAAAGTTTATCTCTGGTTTGACCCCACACAAGAGTTTCATCAATACACCATCCTTTGGAACAACCACCACATTGT GTTTCTAGTAGATAATATACCTGTGCGAGAGGTAATCCACAACCAAGCGATTTCGTCTGTGTACCCATCGAAGCCAATGTCTCTTTACGCAACCATTTGGGACGCTTCGGAGTGGGCAACCAATGGAGGAAAGTACCCAGTTGACTATAAGCATGCGCCATTTGTGGGATCATTGGGAGAACTGGAAATTGTTGGCTGCTCAATGCAGAAAACAAACTCAACAAAAGCTCCGGCTGGGTGCTTAAAGAATACAACGGTTTCAAGCTTGGATCCTGTGGATGGGGAAGAGTATGCAAGACTATCGAAGCAACAGATGGCTGGCTTGAACTGGGTGAGGAGTAAACATATGTATTACTCGTATTGTAAGGACACAACACGATATAAAGTGATGCCGGCAGAGTGCAATGCTCATTAA